The genomic window CGACGTGCGTGGCGGCGCCGTCGCCGAGGTCACCTGGCCGGCCAATCTGGTCCCCGGTAGGACGCCGCTCACCGTCTAGTCTGGACGGCATGGCAGGCGGTCGGCTCCCGGGCCCGGCGTCACCGGGCGCGGGAGCCCCGGCACATGTGGGTCTGCGCACCAGTGACATGGCGGAGGCCCGGGAGTTCTGCCGTGAGCTCTACTACGGCACGTTGCAGATCGAGCCGGTCGGGGACCCCGGCCGGCTGGAGTTCAGCGCCGACGTGGCCTCACTGGGGCCGATCACGCTCGGCGACATCCGGTACGGGACCGACGTCCACGTCTCGATCGGTTCCCTGGAGACGTCGTATCACGTCCTCATCCCCCTCACCGGGTGGCTGCGATCCCGGCACCGGGGCGCGGTGGTCCTCGCGGACCCGACCCGCGCCGTGGTCTACCGCCCCACCGGCGACATCGAACTGGACTGGCCCGGCACCTGCCGCCTGCTGAGCGTCAAGGTCGAACGCGCCGCCCTGGAACGCGAACTGGACGCCGCCCTGGACCAGCGGGTCGTCTCCCCGATGCCGCTGGGCGCCAGCTTCGACCTGGTCGACGGCCCCGGCCGCACCTGGTCCGCCCTGGTCCGCCTGCTGCTCACCGAGCTGAGCGCCCCCGACACCCTGGCCATCCGCCCCCGGATGGCCGCCCGCTGGCGCGACATGGTGGTGCGGGGCCTGGCCTTGACGGTCGAACACCCCTACGGCGAGGAACCGGCCGGCCTGCAGGGCCCGCACCGTCCCCGCACGGTGAAACGGGCCCTGGACGCGATCCACGCCGAACCCCGCCGAGGCTGGACCGCCCGCGACCTGTCCACGGTCGCCGGCGTCGGCGTCCGGGTCCTGCAGGACTCCTTCCGCCGCCACGTGGGCATGTCCCCGCTGACCTACCTGCGCCGCCTGCGCCTGGACGAGGTCCACGCCGAACTCTCCCGCTCCGACCCGGGCCAGACAAACGTCAGCGAGGTCGCCTACAGCTGGGGTTTCACCCATTTGGGCCGGTTCGCCGGCGCCTACCGCTCCCGCTTCGGCGCCACCCCGTCCCAAACCCTCAGAGACAGAACCTGAACCCCCTTCTCCGGTACGCCCCACACCCCCACAATCGCACCACCCCGCCCGCCCCGTCCCCGCAAGGCAGGCGCCTCTCCAGGCCACCCCGCGGCCGCCGGGCCGAATGCGGTGGTCCAGGCCAACCCCGTTGCGGTGGTCCAGGCCAACCCTGTTCCCAACGGGCCAACCCTGTTCCCAACGGGCCAACCCTGTTCCCTCCAGGACAGCCCCATCGCCCAGCGGGCCACCCCCGTTCCCTCCAGGCCGTCCTCGTTCTCCGTCGGCCCGTTCCTGTTTTCCTGTGGTCCGTCCTCGTTGCCCTCCGGGCCGCTCCTGTTCTGCTCCAGGCCGTCCCCGTTTCGCGCCGGGCCGATGCTGCGTCTCTTCCGTGCCAGATCCAGAGCCTCTCCGAACCAGCTCGGTGCCTACCAGCCGAACACGGTGTTCCAGCCCGGTCCCCGTATGCGTCGGCTATTTCCACAACCTGGCCTGTACCCGGGAATGCCACCAACCCGGCCCTTGCTGGCATCGCCCGACTGGCATCACGCTAGCGGTACGGGCGCTCCTAGAATGGCGGTCCAGTAGTTTGGCATGATCGACTTCTTACAGTTTTCCGTGACGGTGCGGGAGAATTATTGTATGAGTCAGCCAGCGTTGTTCAGCGTTTCCGGAATGCGTGACCGAACCAAGGCAAGAAACTATTCCCCAAGTCGCGACGAGTTCCGCCGCGACCACGAGATACGTCGCGCGTGGGGCCTTCAGCGCCGCCACACCGAGAAGCTCCGCCGTATCCGTGAACGCGATT from Actinoplanes derwentensis includes these protein-coding regions:
- a CDS encoding AraC family transcriptional regulator translates to MAGGRLPGPASPGAGAPAHVGLRTSDMAEAREFCRELYYGTLQIEPVGDPGRLEFSADVASLGPITLGDIRYGTDVHVSIGSLETSYHVLIPLTGWLRSRHRGAVVLADPTRAVVYRPTGDIELDWPGTCRLLSVKVERAALERELDAALDQRVVSPMPLGASFDLVDGPGRTWSALVRLLLTELSAPDTLAIRPRMAARWRDMVVRGLALTVEHPYGEEPAGLQGPHRPRTVKRALDAIHAEPRRGWTARDLSTVAGVGVRVLQDSFRRHVGMSPLTYLRRLRLDEVHAELSRSDPGQTNVSEVAYSWGFTHLGRFAGAYRSRFGATPSQTLRDRT